The proteins below are encoded in one region of Oceaniferula marina:
- a CDS encoding polysaccharide biosynthesis/export family protein yields MKKLHGFVCLATVLLACLNFASAQAISPKEFLTVEIRGIPQGEQARVTGRYMVTPDGQLFLPMIKGGIQASGIDSAKLSRRIEAAYKDAGIYQDPRITVVSQKNEGEGGIDAAEVSVTGRVNRNGPVAFKRDMTLLKAIAAAGGVDMFGTIKRVELHRGNKKTIYDLRKDESKRVKVQEGDLIVVPQKGPFDGQ; encoded by the coding sequence ATGAAAAAATTACATGGATTCGTATGTTTGGCCACGGTGCTGTTGGCTTGTTTGAATTTTGCCTCAGCACAGGCAATTTCACCTAAAGAATTTTTAACGGTTGAGATCCGTGGCATTCCCCAAGGTGAGCAGGCCCGGGTGACCGGGCGTTATATGGTGACCCCTGATGGCCAGTTGTTTTTGCCCATGATCAAAGGGGGGATTCAGGCCAGTGGAATCGATAGCGCCAAGCTTTCCCGGCGGATTGAAGCGGCATACAAGGATGCTGGGATTTATCAGGATCCTCGTATTACAGTGGTCTCTCAGAAAAATGAAGGAGAAGGAGGTATCGATGCGGCAGAGGTCAGTGTGACCGGTCGGGTGAACCGGAATGGTCCTGTTGCCTTTAAACGTGATATGACCTTATTGAAAGCGATTGCAGCTGCAGGTGGTGTTGATATGTTTGGTACGATCAAACGGGTGGAGTTGCACCGTGGAAACAAAAAGACGATCTATGACCTGCGTAAGGATGAAAGCAAGCGGGTCAAAGTGCAAGAAGGAGACCTGATCGTGGTGCCTCAAAAGGGGCCTTTTGATGGCCAGTAG
- a CDS encoding polysaccharide biosynthesis/export family protein, which translates to MMKSITKLLAATITAIVLCSSFATAQSISANESLTIRILGVPASEQSRVSGEYNVDPKGYVYMPLLKNGIKANGMSYSSLARKIEAAYKAAGMYTDPRIAVSSGQDSRQIEQREREVVSIGGYVKSPGQRPFISGMTLFQAVSAAGGETAFGSIYRVELIRKGRRTVYNLKKTEHMTVRVYPGDTINVPQKDWRGR; encoded by the coding sequence ATGATGAAATCCATAACTAAACTACTGGCGGCTACGATCACAGCCATTGTTTTATGCTCGAGCTTTGCAACGGCTCAAAGTATTTCGGCGAACGAGTCGCTGACCATTCGCATTCTGGGTGTGCCGGCATCCGAGCAGTCCCGTGTCAGTGGAGAGTATAATGTTGATCCGAAGGGCTACGTTTACATGCCTCTCTTGAAAAACGGAATCAAAGCCAATGGGATGAGTTATTCATCTTTGGCTCGAAAAATTGAAGCCGCCTACAAAGCGGCAGGGATGTACACTGATCCACGCATTGCGGTGAGTTCCGGGCAAGACAGCCGACAGATCGAGCAGCGTGAGCGCGAGGTGGTTAGTATCGGTGGATATGTGAAATCCCCAGGCCAGCGGCCATTCATTTCAGGGATGACTTTATTCCAGGCGGTGTCTGCTGCTGGTGGCGAAACGGCGTTTGGATCGATCTACAGGGTGGAATTGATACGTAAAGGTCGTCGCACTGTTTATAATTTAAAAAAGACAGAGCATATGACTGTTCGCGTTTATCCCGGAGATACCATCAATGTCCCTCAGAAGGATTGGCGAGGCCGATAG
- a CDS encoding GumC family protein: MQNPDPNQSEANLHAIDYWQVLKNRYGVILLTFLLVFLTAAVITYVMPKKYESMALVEVKPIVEVDPTMTRAAGGTAVPMTRQFMNTQFEIIVAEETLELAIDKVQLETRWGENRKTVIALLKGMIKTSQRRGTDLIEISVRHRKKDDAKIVAQAVYEAYEERRRMIERGIRDDQLKAIKGQLQNKSDRVAELRKRLMDIAEKSGIIYWETEKGGNTQGISSGLVEIAEKELYQAKRDKEQLSFQLNKLLTLSREELIAVAAELPEVGFQEYYNKYIEAKRELQQMLAQGFGENHPDIVMRKTGITELEASLERRAHNVRDSLKHKLDLLEGRVEKMQEVVNAQKEEGTVTARDIQEFNIARKEYQTALAIKDNMDIQYDREKTKLEMPMTNIVVHQYPQIQDNAVSPNVPLNLALGAVVGLIFGVGIAFALEYLDTSVKSLEDVERFLKVPVLAVIPKDVGVLHKQAGSSPDAEAYRILRTNIEFNRKNPEDNSITVVSGGAGEGKSTTMVNLAYICAQGGYTTLMIDADLRRPRLHTFFDINNSVGLTNYLTTDLLLEDVILQTPVDNLYFMPSGILPADAAGILNSRRMSELIKDVKQRFDLVLVDSPPILGVSDASVLSSEVDLTMIVVQHRKLPRNMLMRVKQAVENVGGHVIGVVLNNVDVRSDNQYQYYTSYYTYYAPSGDESPTEQSQKQTAAAAEPKKVTEQDDDLY; this comes from the coding sequence ATGCAAAATCCAGACCCGAACCAGAGCGAAGCGAATCTGCATGCCATTGATTATTGGCAGGTGTTGAAGAATCGTTACGGTGTTATTCTCCTGACCTTCCTTTTGGTGTTTCTGACTGCTGCGGTGATCACCTATGTGATGCCAAAGAAATATGAGAGTATGGCCCTGGTTGAGGTGAAACCGATTGTTGAAGTTGATCCGACGATGACACGCGCAGCTGGAGGAACGGCTGTTCCCATGACACGTCAGTTCATGAACACTCAGTTTGAGATTATCGTGGCTGAAGAAACTCTCGAGCTGGCGATTGACAAGGTTCAGTTGGAGACACGCTGGGGTGAGAACAGAAAAACCGTGATCGCTTTGTTAAAAGGCATGATCAAAACGAGTCAGCGTCGCGGAACGGACTTGATTGAAATTTCAGTGAGGCATCGCAAGAAGGACGATGCAAAAATAGTCGCGCAGGCGGTGTATGAGGCATACGAAGAGCGCCGAAGAATGATTGAACGTGGAATTCGTGATGATCAACTGAAGGCGATTAAAGGGCAGCTTCAGAATAAAAGTGACCGGGTGGCGGAGCTGCGGAAGCGCTTGATGGATATTGCAGAGAAGTCAGGCATCATCTACTGGGAAACTGAAAAAGGTGGTAATACCCAGGGCATCAGTAGTGGCTTGGTTGAAATTGCTGAGAAAGAGCTCTATCAGGCGAAGCGAGACAAAGAGCAGTTGAGCTTTCAGTTGAATAAATTACTTACATTGAGCCGTGAAGAATTGATTGCAGTCGCGGCTGAATTACCTGAAGTAGGTTTTCAGGAATATTACAATAAATACATCGAAGCGAAGCGTGAGCTTCAGCAAATGCTGGCGCAAGGGTTTGGTGAGAACCACCCGGATATTGTCATGCGTAAAACGGGGATTACCGAGTTGGAGGCAAGCTTGGAGAGAAGAGCTCATAATGTGCGTGACTCTTTGAAGCACAAACTTGATTTGCTTGAAGGGCGTGTGGAAAAAATGCAGGAAGTCGTGAATGCTCAGAAGGAAGAGGGCACCGTAACGGCTCGTGATATTCAGGAGTTCAATATTGCCCGTAAAGAATACCAGACGGCTTTGGCAATCAAAGACAACATGGATATTCAATATGATCGCGAGAAAACGAAACTTGAAATGCCCATGACGAATATTGTGGTGCATCAGTATCCTCAAATCCAAGACAATGCCGTCAGCCCGAATGTGCCACTCAACCTTGCTTTAGGTGCGGTGGTTGGTTTGATTTTCGGTGTGGGTATTGCTTTCGCGCTCGAATATCTCGACACCTCAGTGAAGAGTTTGGAAGATGTTGAACGATTCCTTAAAGTGCCCGTGCTCGCTGTGATTCCCAAGGATGTGGGCGTTCTACACAAGCAGGCTGGATCCAGCCCCGATGCCGAGGCTTATCGTATCCTCCGAACCAATATTGAATTCAACCGCAAGAACCCAGAGGACAACTCGATTACAGTGGTATCCGGTGGAGCGGGTGAAGGTAAGTCCACCACGATGGTGAACCTGGCCTACATTTGTGCTCAAGGTGGTTACACCACGCTGATGATCGATGCCGACCTTCGCCGTCCTCGATTGCATACCTTCTTCGATATCAACAACTCGGTTGGTTTGACCAATTACTTGACCACGGATTTGCTGCTCGAGGATGTGATCCTCCAGACACCTGTGGACAACCTCTATTTCATGCCATCAGGCATCCTGCCAGCTGACGCCGCCGGTATCCTGAACTCGCGTCGTATGTCCGAGCTGATCAAGGATGTGAAGCAACGCTTTGACTTGGTCTTGGTTGACTCCCCACCAATTCTCGGTGTCAGTGACGCCTCTGTGTTGTCCAGTGAGGTGGACTTGACGATGATAGTGGTCCAGCACCGCAAGTTGCCTCGTAACATGCTGATGCGGGTGAAGCAGGCTGTCGAGAATGTTGGCGGCCACGTCATCGGTGTGGTGCTCAACAACGTGGATGTCCGCAGCGACAACCAATACCAGTACTACACAAGCTACTACACCTACTATGCTCCTTCCGGAGATGAAAGCCCGACCGAGCAGTCACAGAAGCAGACGGCTGCCGCAGCCGAACCGAAGAAGGTGACCGAGCAAGATGACGATCTTTACTAA
- a CDS encoding outer membrane beta-barrel protein encodes MKKQMIAGGVMLASLGAACAQGLYDLAPNDDALESLPITWSAGISVGYDDNVTPTVIKGSEGYEDDSGYVSAYVGAAWVSITPQTTWDVYGRIGGTYYFDQPAAMSSDAYGEGRLGVNWAHRVSERLRFSSRNYVAYEMEPDYNWGLTLDRQLDPYFHWTTDNAVGYRWTERFATYTGFTFHGVDYDTAASGNDRTTWSVYNQFRYRSTEQTVWTLDYRYSATSADGTAEDSDSHYLLAGIEHRFSPNTVGVLKAGAQFRDSDSGDDNTSPFFEGALRSRVNDQFSVRAFARYSMEDYGTSFGGYYYDLNDTFRLGISADYIVSPQLTLHGGLNYIMTDYQDANIAGISDLDQDLWNLYVGFSYKVNDSVYVTGSYNYTDSSSGGGLPAAADSRDYSQNRASLGLRYEF; translated from the coding sequence ATGAAAAAACAAATGATTGCAGGAGGTGTGATGCTCGCATCCCTTGGCGCGGCATGCGCGCAAGGGTTGTATGACCTTGCACCCAACGATGATGCGCTCGAAAGTTTGCCAATTACCTGGTCCGCAGGAATCAGCGTGGGTTATGACGATAACGTCACCCCTACGGTGATCAAAGGAAGTGAAGGTTACGAAGATGACTCTGGTTATGTCAGTGCCTATGTTGGTGCCGCTTGGGTCAGCATCACACCCCAGACCACTTGGGATGTGTATGGCCGCATCGGTGGAACGTACTACTTTGACCAGCCAGCAGCCATGTCCAGCGATGCCTATGGTGAAGGTCGTCTTGGCGTCAACTGGGCGCACCGCGTCAGTGAGCGTCTTCGTTTCTCCAGCCGCAACTACGTTGCCTATGAGATGGAGCCCGACTACAACTGGGGCCTTACCCTTGACCGTCAGCTCGATCCTTACTTCCACTGGACCACCGACAATGCTGTGGGTTACCGTTGGACTGAGCGTTTTGCGACTTACACTGGATTCACTTTCCACGGTGTCGATTATGATACCGCCGCGAGTGGTAACGACCGGACAACATGGTCGGTTTACAACCAGTTCCGCTATCGCTCCACTGAGCAAACAGTCTGGACTCTGGACTACCGCTACAGCGCGACTTCAGCCGACGGCACAGCCGAAGATTCTGACAGTCACTACCTGCTTGCCGGTATCGAACATCGCTTCAGCCCGAACACCGTTGGTGTGCTTAAGGCGGGTGCTCAGTTCCGTGATTCCGACAGTGGTGACGACAATACCAGCCCCTTCTTTGAAGGTGCGCTTCGTAGCCGCGTGAACGACCAGTTCAGCGTGCGTGCCTTTGCCCGTTACAGCATGGAGGACTACGGAACCAGCTTCGGTGGTTACTACTATGACCTCAATGACACCTTCCGTCTCGGTATCTCCGCTGACTACATTGTGTCGCCTCAGCTGACGCTGCACGGTGGTTTGAACTACATCATGACGGACTACCAAGATGCCAACATTGCTGGCATCTCGGATCTTGATCAAGACCTTTGGAATCTGTATGTCGGATTCTCCTACAAGGTCAATGATTCAGTATACGTGACTGGTTCTTACAACTACACCGACAGCTCGTCCGGTGGAGGTTTGCCAGCCGCTGCTGACTCCCGCGATTACAGCCAGAACCGTGCGTCTCTGGGTCTTCGCTATGAGTTCTAA
- a CDS encoding Nif3-like dinuclear metal center hexameric protein, whose translation MTKLKDVCAWMDEELSLDVIPDYPGALNGLQLENGGSVSKVGAAVDASLPVMEKAVAEGVDLLLVHHGMFWQGTQRVTGPVYRKIKLAMDHGLAIYSAHIPLDVHPFLGNNACLARAIGMSDPEPFFDWKGIQLGLKQSMSLSREALLERVGRAVDAPVHHCPAGSDPVGTVGVITGGAGSEVAAVAECGVDTFITGEGPHWSYPLAEELGLNVFYAGHYATETFGVRALSAQVAEKFGVDSVFLPHSTGL comes from the coding sequence ATGACCAAACTCAAGGATGTGTGTGCATGGATGGACGAAGAGTTGAGCCTGGATGTCATCCCCGACTACCCCGGGGCTCTGAATGGTTTGCAGCTTGAGAATGGAGGTTCTGTTTCCAAAGTCGGGGCTGCCGTGGATGCATCGTTACCCGTCATGGAGAAGGCCGTGGCCGAGGGAGTTGACCTGTTGTTGGTTCATCACGGGATGTTTTGGCAAGGGACGCAACGTGTGACAGGGCCGGTGTATCGTAAAATCAAGCTGGCCATGGACCACGGTCTGGCAATCTATAGTGCGCATATTCCCCTCGATGTGCATCCCTTTCTCGGAAACAACGCCTGTCTGGCACGGGCAATCGGAATGTCTGATCCCGAGCCTTTTTTTGATTGGAAGGGGATTCAGCTTGGATTGAAGCAGTCGATGTCGCTGTCTCGTGAAGCATTGCTTGAGAGGGTTGGCCGTGCGGTGGATGCCCCTGTGCACCATTGTCCGGCAGGAAGTGACCCGGTCGGAACCGTGGGGGTGATTACCGGCGGCGCTGGTAGCGAGGTGGCGGCTGTTGCCGAGTGTGGCGTTGATACATTCATCACCGGTGAGGGGCCTCATTGGAGTTACCCCTTGGCTGAAGAGCTGGGCCTGAATGTGTTTTACGCAGGTCATTATGCGACCGAAACCTTCGGCGTGCGCGCTCTGTCGGCACAAGTTGCTGAAAAGTTCGGTGTGGACTCCGTGTTTCTTCCTCATTCGACAGGATTGTAA
- a CDS encoding vitamin K epoxide reductase family protein gives MSETHDKGLGRGVRWTASVLCVFAAGLSLWLSIEKLSGRIDSLAGCGAGSGCSNVLGSKWSMVWAVVPVSLFSLGLYLAIWASLWGPWSASHLARKFRCCAAWLCLWAACWFTALQLFVLDQFCPYCMTSHALGSLLGLCLLVGERGKQRRMVAWFCAGLAMLAVLSLALIQHLGPEPETHRVDVLQLHGGGKPSADLSEHKAKDIHARGEGRLVQFLNGGKSYRVKALPHLGSADATHVLVKYFDYTCAACREMHELLEQEMARHPGELAVIVLPVPLNRSCNQYLPEGAKNHQHACELARLALKVWRADPSKFADFHRQLFESEGMPLEVVESLAIGMVGEQAIVSDSEWVDELLKRNVADYRVFVQSTPVMPKLLIVDKVVVQGLVADKATLDALLEKYLGLK, from the coding sequence ATGTCTGAAACGCACGACAAAGGGCTGGGGAGGGGTGTGCGCTGGACGGCTTCGGTTTTGTGTGTGTTTGCTGCCGGATTGAGCCTCTGGCTGTCGATCGAAAAATTGAGTGGACGGATTGATAGTCTGGCCGGTTGTGGGGCGGGTAGCGGCTGTTCCAATGTGTTGGGGAGTAAGTGGTCGATGGTCTGGGCGGTGGTTCCGGTGAGTTTGTTTTCGCTTGGGCTGTATTTGGCGATATGGGCGAGCCTTTGGGGGCCTTGGTCGGCGTCGCATTTGGCGCGAAAATTTCGTTGTTGTGCTGCCTGGTTGTGTCTTTGGGCGGCGTGTTGGTTTACGGCCTTGCAGTTGTTTGTTCTCGATCAGTTCTGCCCGTATTGCATGACGTCTCACGCATTGGGTTCTCTGCTGGGGTTGTGTCTACTTGTTGGAGAGCGGGGTAAGCAGCGGCGAATGGTTGCGTGGTTTTGTGCCGGTTTGGCGATGCTGGCGGTGTTGAGTTTGGCATTGATCCAGCATCTTGGGCCCGAGCCGGAAACCCACCGGGTGGATGTGTTGCAGCTGCATGGTGGCGGTAAGCCTTCGGCTGATCTTTCTGAGCATAAGGCAAAGGACATTCATGCCCGCGGGGAGGGGCGGCTGGTGCAGTTTTTAAATGGAGGGAAATCCTACCGGGTGAAGGCCTTGCCGCATTTGGGCTCCGCTGATGCTACTCACGTGCTGGTGAAGTATTTTGATTATACCTGTGCCGCTTGTCGCGAGATGCACGAACTGCTGGAGCAGGAAATGGCCCGGCATCCCGGGGAATTGGCTGTGATCGTCCTTCCCGTCCCTTTGAACCGCTCATGCAACCAGTATCTTCCCGAAGGCGCGAAGAACCACCAGCATGCCTGTGAGTTGGCTCGCTTGGCACTGAAGGTTTGGCGGGCCGACCCCTCAAAGTTTGCCGATTTTCATCGGCAGTTGTTTGAAAGTGAGGGTATGCCGCTGGAGGTGGTGGAGTCTCTGGCAATTGGCATGGTTGGTGAGCAGGCGATTGTCAGCGATTCCGAGTGGGTGGATGAACTATTGAAGCGCAATGTTGCCGACTACCGGGTGTTTGTCCAGAGCACCCCGGTGATGCCTAAACTGCTGATTGTGGATAAAGTGGTGGTTCAAGGGCTCGTTGCCGATAAGGCAACCTTGGATGCGCTGCTCGAGAAATACCTTGGCTTGAAATAG
- the hemL gene encoding glutamate-1-semialdehyde 2,1-aminomutase: MKTDKSKQLFQKAKHVIPGGVNSPVRAFRNVDGEPFFVNRAKGCRIEDVDGNELIDYVGTWGPAILGHAPECVTEAVTKAAAAGVSFGIPNPYEVEMAELIVDWVPSVEKVRMVNSGTEATMSAIRLARGFTGRDKVVKFVGCYHGHVDSLLVAAGSGALTHGKPDSAGVPAGFAAETITLPYNNLEMLREVFEKWGDEIAAVIVESYPANAGLIFPVEGFLRGLRELTSEYGSVFIFDEVMTGFRVAKGGVQELEGLIPDLTAMGKVIGGGLPVGAFGGKAEIMDYLAPDGPVYQAGTLSGNPLAMAAGLAQLREMERVDGYARLEQLGARLEQGVRALLAEKGLDYRFNRVGSMFCLFFTGEEIVDLDSVMTADKAAFRSFFTSMLEQGVYMAPSPYETGFISVAHGELEIDRTLEAMAASLANV; this comes from the coding sequence ATGAAGACAGATAAATCCAAGCAGTTGTTTCAGAAAGCCAAGCATGTGATTCCGGGAGGAGTGAATTCTCCGGTCAGAGCTTTTCGTAATGTTGATGGTGAGCCGTTTTTTGTCAACCGCGCCAAGGGGTGCCGGATTGAGGACGTCGATGGCAATGAATTGATTGATTACGTTGGGACCTGGGGGCCGGCGATTCTCGGGCATGCGCCGGAGTGCGTGACCGAGGCCGTGACCAAGGCCGCAGCGGCCGGGGTGTCGTTTGGTATTCCCAACCCTTATGAGGTGGAAATGGCAGAGTTGATTGTCGATTGGGTTCCTTCGGTGGAAAAGGTAAGGATGGTGAATTCGGGAACGGAGGCCACGATGAGTGCAATCCGTCTGGCCCGAGGGTTTACCGGACGGGATAAGGTGGTCAAATTTGTCGGATGTTACCATGGGCATGTGGACAGTTTGTTGGTGGCTGCAGGGTCGGGGGCCTTGACTCACGGCAAGCCGGATTCGGCGGGGGTGCCTGCGGGATTTGCGGCTGAAACGATCACACTTCCGTACAATAATCTGGAGATGTTGCGTGAGGTGTTTGAAAAATGGGGTGATGAAATCGCAGCCGTGATTGTGGAAAGTTACCCTGCGAATGCCGGGTTGATTTTTCCCGTGGAGGGTTTTTTACGTGGTTTGAGAGAGCTTACCTCGGAGTATGGCTCGGTGTTTATTTTTGATGAGGTGATGACGGGGTTCCGGGTGGCCAAAGGAGGCGTGCAGGAGCTGGAAGGGCTGATTCCCGATTTGACGGCGATGGGGAAGGTGATCGGCGGCGGTTTGCCGGTGGGGGCTTTTGGCGGTAAGGCTGAAATCATGGACTACCTGGCGCCTGATGGTCCCGTGTATCAGGCTGGAACCTTAAGTGGTAACCCTCTTGCGATGGCTGCGGGCTTGGCCCAACTGCGAGAAATGGAGCGTGTGGATGGTTACGCACGTCTGGAGCAACTCGGGGCACGGCTGGAGCAAGGAGTGAGGGCTTTGTTGGCTGAGAAGGGGCTGGATTACCGCTTTAACCGTGTGGGATCGATGTTCTGCCTGTTTTTTACAGGTGAGGAAATTGTGGATCTGGACTCGGTGATGACGGCGGATAAGGCGGCTTTCCGCAGCTTTTTCACCTCAATGCTCGAGCAGGGAGTTTATATGGCTCCCAGCCCTTATGAGACCGGCTTTATCAGCGTGGCACACGGAGAGCTGGAAATTGACCGGACATTGGAGGCAATGGCCGCCAGTTTGGCCAATGTGTGA
- a CDS encoding YdcF family protein, translating into MNMTEREAIEHIWNYHQMGHHLERAGIIWALGSHDLRVADRVAELWHAGMAPLVVMSGGLGNFTEGVFLKPEANLFAERAMELGVPEEVILIENLSTNTGENVSLTRKVLDQSDVKVLTAIAVQKPYMERRTYATIRAQWPELDVQVTSPQLDFEHYCNEEIPRDEVIAIMVGDLQRIIEYPKMGYMIEQNVPEEVHEAMRLLIGIGYDKHLLEGTSC; encoded by the coding sequence ATGAATATGACAGAACGCGAGGCCATAGAGCATATTTGGAATTATCACCAGATGGGCCACCATCTGGAGCGGGCCGGTATTATCTGGGCTCTCGGCAGCCATGATCTGAGGGTTGCCGACCGGGTCGCGGAGTTGTGGCATGCGGGTATGGCGCCGTTGGTGGTGATGTCCGGAGGTCTTGGTAATTTTACCGAAGGGGTGTTTTTAAAGCCGGAAGCGAATCTCTTTGCCGAGCGCGCGATGGAGCTGGGCGTGCCCGAAGAGGTGATCTTGATTGAAAACCTATCCACCAATACCGGGGAGAACGTATCGTTGACCCGCAAGGTGCTGGACCAATCCGATGTCAAGGTGCTGACCGCGATTGCGGTGCAGAAACCATACATGGAGCGCAGAACCTATGCAACAATCCGGGCCCAATGGCCGGAATTGGACGTTCAGGTGACCTCCCCGCAGCTCGATTTCGAGCATTACTGCAATGAGGAAATACCAAGGGATGAGGTGATTGCGATCATGGTCGGAGACCTGCAGCGCATTATCGAGTATCCCAAGATGGGGTATATGATCGAACAGAATGTTCCCGAAGAGGTGCATGAGGCGATGCGCCTGCTTATCGGTATCGGATACGACAAGCATTTGCTTGAGGGGACAAGCTGCTGA
- a CDS encoding GDSL-type esterase/lipase family protein: MKSLFGRPFFCLLGLLCTVHPALAELQLADVFSDHMVLQRGKVIPVWGQADAGQKVVVQFGDREKETVADAGGDWNVTLGAMPASADGRELQVSSGQESVVLKDVLLGDVWIATGQSNMQWMLKQSKGGKEAIAASEDAGLRLLNHRGTLHPGGKKFAVDFLKNMTMENYYASSGWQPCAPASSASFSGVAYFFGQKLRRELNVPIGLVNYAVGGTPIEAHLSPEVMASDSVLKPLLNEWWKNKDYPQWCRERAALNLTHWLADPKLKAKAPPHPFAPHYLWDAGIARYLPLPVKGVIWYQGESNATVDGAGGAPVDAALNKRKFKSLVKSWRQAWNAPELPVYYVQLPGLNRQWPEFREMQLQASREIKHVGMAVTIDVGHPTNVHPGDKKPVGERLARLALAGAYGKDLVANGPLYRRSVVKGSKVILDFEHGQGMKPSDGGRIRGFELAGKDRIFHPAQANVQGAYLTLTSAAVRKPASLRYAWANNPDCNLVNAEGLPASPFRTQLGGGDQSSGTMNTNGSKRAADTAAKQKAAVIRVACIGDSITFGAGIANREENSYPAQLQQLLGDQYEVRNFGNSGRGILKKSKRGKGKRAYLFMPEHAQALKFRPDIVICNLGINDIMDWGRYGKAEFVPNYRELIQAYKQLDSHPRVIIWHKLAPLFKGQRYFGDARVDAINAAIAQVAKAEHVETIDMSTPFEGKGALFPDHIHPNADGAKVIAEQTAARLKQE; this comes from the coding sequence ATGAAATCGTTGTTTGGCCGTCCTTTCTTCTGTTTGCTGGGCTTGTTGTGTACGGTACATCCGGCTCTTGCAGAATTGCAATTGGCGGATGTGTTTTCAGACCACATGGTGTTGCAGCGTGGCAAAGTCATCCCGGTCTGGGGGCAGGCGGATGCGGGGCAGAAGGTGGTGGTGCAGTTTGGGGATCGGGAGAAGGAAACAGTGGCTGATGCCGGGGGAGATTGGAATGTCACATTGGGGGCCATGCCAGCGTCTGCTGATGGGCGGGAGCTGCAGGTTTCTTCCGGGCAGGAGAGTGTGGTGCTCAAGGATGTGTTGCTTGGGGATGTGTGGATTGCGACCGGACAGTCCAATATGCAATGGATGCTCAAGCAAAGCAAGGGAGGGAAGGAGGCGATAGCCGCTTCGGAGGATGCCGGGCTGCGATTATTGAATCATCGGGGGACGCTGCATCCAGGGGGCAAAAAATTCGCGGTGGACTTCCTCAAGAACATGACGATGGAGAATTACTATGCGAGTTCTGGCTGGCAGCCCTGTGCTCCGGCCAGTTCGGCATCGTTTTCGGGAGTGGCTTACTTTTTTGGTCAAAAGCTGCGTCGTGAGTTGAACGTGCCGATTGGTCTGGTGAACTATGCGGTGGGGGGAACGCCGATTGAGGCTCATCTTTCACCGGAGGTGATGGCTTCGGATTCGGTCTTGAAGCCGCTTTTGAACGAGTGGTGGAAAAACAAGGATTACCCGCAGTGGTGCCGGGAACGGGCGGCTTTGAATTTGACGCATTGGCTGGCGGACCCAAAGCTGAAAGCAAAGGCTCCTCCTCACCCTTTTGCTCCGCATTACTTGTGGGATGCCGGGATTGCACGCTATTTACCCCTGCCAGTGAAGGGGGTGATCTGGTACCAGGGGGAGTCGAATGCCACGGTGGATGGTGCCGGTGGCGCTCCGGTGGATGCAGCTTTGAACAAGCGGAAGTTCAAGTCTCTGGTGAAGAGTTGGCGGCAGGCGTGGAATGCACCGGAGCTGCCGGTGTATTATGTGCAGTTGCCGGGATTGAACCGCCAGTGGCCGGAGTTTCGAGAGATGCAGTTGCAGGCCAGCCGTGAGATTAAACATGTCGGTATGGCGGTGACGATTGATGTAGGGCATCCGACCAATGTGCATCCGGGGGATAAAAAGCCCGTCGGTGAGCGGTTGGCCCGACTCGCTTTGGCCGGGGCGTATGGGAAGGACCTGGTGGCCAACGGTCCGCTTTATCGGCGCAGTGTGGTCAAGGGGAGTAAAGTGATTCTTGATTTTGAGCATGGGCAGGGTATGAAGCCGTCGGATGGCGGTCGTATCCGAGGCTTTGAGTTGGCAGGCAAGGATCGGATTTTTCATCCGGCGCAGGCGAATGTTCAGGGAGCGTATCTTACACTTACCAGTGCTGCGGTGCGCAAGCCGGCCTCGTTGCGTTACGCTTGGGCCAACAATCCAGACTGCAATCTGGTGAATGCGGAGGGCTTGCCGGCCAGTCCGTTTCGGACGCAGCTGGGTGGTGGCGATCAATCATCAGGAACTATGAATACGAATGGAAGTAAGAGAGCTGCGGATACGGCGGCCAAACAAAAGGCAGCGGTGATCCGGGTTGCCTGTATCGGTGACAGCATTACGTTTGGAGCCGGGATCGCAAACCGTGAGGAGAACAGCTACCCGGCCCAGCTGCAGCAGCTGCTGGGAGATCAGTATGAGGTTCGCAATTTTGGTAACTCGGGGCGTGGCATTCTGAAAAAATCGAAACGCGGCAAAGGTAAGCGGGCTTATTTGTTTATGCCCGAGCACGCCCAGGCGCTTAAATTCAGACCCGATATTGTGATTTGTAATTTGGGTATCAATGACATCATGGATTGGGGGCGCTACGGTAAGGCCGAGTTTGTTCCCAATTACCGTGAGCTGATCCAGGCTTACAAGCAGTTGGACAGTCATCCGCGAGTAATTATCTGGCATAAGTTGGCACCATTGTTCAAGGGGCAGCGGTACTTTGGGGATGCCCGTGTGGATGCGATCAATGCTGCTATCGCGCAAGTAGCCAAGGCGGAGCACGTCGAAACCATCGATATGTCGACTCCCTTCGAAGGGAAGGGGGCGTTGTTTCCCGACCATATTCATCCGAATGCGGACGGGGCCAAGGTGATTGCGGAACAGACCGCAGCAAGATTGAAACAGGAATAA